The proteins below come from a single Elusimicrobiota bacterium genomic window:
- a CDS encoding NYN domain-containing protein produces MGRQGIHVFSRKLRYRNQTVKIPNGQKFTFLVGQEKGIDIRIALDVVRAVHRNECDVALLFSQDQDLSEVADEVRLIAHEQRRWIKIASAFPFSPTVHNKRGINKTDWIPIDRTAYDACLDKTIF; encoded by the coding sequence ATGGGCAGGCAGGGGATACACGTTTTTTCACGGAAATTAAGGTACAGAAATCAAACGGTCAAGATCCCCAACGGCCAAAAGTTCACCTTCTTAGTGGGTCAGGAAAAAGGAATTGACATCCGGATTGCCTTAGACGTGGTAAGAGCCGTTCACCGCAACGAATGTGATGTGGCGCTTCTGTTCAGTCAGGACCAGGATTTATCCGAAGTCGCAGACGAAGTCCGCCTGATCGCCCACGAACAGAGACGTTGGATTAAAATCGCTAGCGCGTTTCCCTTCAGCCCAACCGTTCACAATAAGCGCGGCATCAACAAAACAGATTGGATTCCCATCGACCGAACCGCTTACGACGCCTGCCTCGACAAAACAATCTTCTGA
- the pal gene encoding peptidoglycan-associated lipoprotein Pal, whose product MNSRLMMYGGLGILALALTGCPPKSQVKKDTKAEIDQVTPQEEPSLRGKEYQEVADLSSVFFDLDQATLRSDARDTLQKNYGALKKHADWEILVEGHCDERGTTEYNLALGQRRAAAVRQYYISLGASGNRIATISYGKENPACSEHTDGCWSKNRRGATKARSVAAEKASKTSDSALEK is encoded by the coding sequence ATGAATTCTCGATTAATGATGTATGGGGGCCTTGGCATTCTCGCTTTGGCATTAACGGGTTGTCCGCCGAAATCCCAGGTTAAGAAAGATACCAAGGCGGAGATCGACCAAGTGACGCCGCAGGAAGAACCGTCCCTGCGCGGCAAGGAGTATCAGGAAGTCGCGGATTTGTCTTCCGTCTTCTTTGATCTGGATCAGGCGACACTGCGCTCGGATGCACGGGATACGCTCCAGAAAAACTACGGCGCGCTCAAGAAACACGCGGATTGGGAAATTCTTGTGGAAGGCCACTGCGATGAGCGCGGCACCACCGAATACAACCTGGCCCTGGGACAGCGCCGCGCCGCGGCCGTGCGCCAGTATTACATCAGCCTGGGCGCTTCGGGCAACCGCATCGCCACGATCTCCTACGGCAAAGAGAACCCGGCCTGCTCGGAACACACCGATGGCTGCTGGTCCAAAAACCGCCGCGGCGCGACCAAAGCCCGCAGCGTAGCGGCTGAAAAGGCGTCCAAGACGTCGGACAGCGCGTTAGAAAAATAA
- the argF gene encoding ornithine carbamoyltransferase, whose translation MKRDLISITDVSVKEVERLLQLAVRLKKKAAASHVLRGKTVALVFEKPSTRTLVSFAAGIHSLGGFPLVLQSDALQWKRGESIADMARVMTRYVNGIVIRARRHADVQEFARLTTVPVINGLTDLEHPCQVLADLLTLWERHGRKLSALRRLKIVFFGDSNNMSNSWLLLSGMMGLHFVLACPSGYEPDSKLLFQARQLAGKSGGHLEIIHDPQVAAQEADVLYTDVWTSMGQEAEETRRREVFRPFQINAPLLARSRPESVVLHCLPAKRGEEITNEVIEGPQSIVFDQAENRLHIQKAIIMSLMAKA comes from the coding sequence ATGAAACGTGATCTGATCTCCATTACCGATGTCAGCGTGAAAGAGGTGGAACGCCTCCTTCAGTTGGCCGTGCGCCTGAAGAAGAAGGCGGCGGCGTCCCATGTGCTGCGCGGCAAGACGGTGGCCCTCGTTTTCGAAAAACCGTCCACGCGAACGCTGGTGTCGTTTGCCGCCGGCATCCATTCACTGGGGGGGTTTCCGCTCGTGCTGCAGTCGGACGCGCTGCAATGGAAACGGGGCGAATCGATCGCGGATATGGCGCGCGTGATGACGCGTTACGTGAACGGGATCGTGATCCGCGCGCGGCGGCATGCCGATGTCCAGGAGTTCGCCCGCCTCACGACGGTCCCGGTCATTAACGGTCTCACGGATCTTGAGCATCCGTGCCAGGTGCTGGCGGATCTCTTGACGCTCTGGGAGCGCCATGGGCGGAAGCTCTCGGCCCTGCGCCGCTTGAAGATTGTGTTTTTCGGAGACAGCAACAACATGTCGAATTCCTGGCTTCTGTTGTCGGGAATGATGGGGCTCCATTTTGTCCTGGCGTGCCCGTCGGGTTATGAACCGGATTCGAAACTGTTGTTCCAGGCCCGCCAGCTCGCCGGAAAATCGGGGGGGCACCTCGAGATTATTCACGATCCTCAGGTGGCGGCTCAGGAAGCGGATGTGCTCTACACCGATGTCTGGACCTCCATGGGACAGGAAGCCGAAGAAACGCGGCGCCGCGAAGTGTTCCGGCCGTTTCAAATCAACGCGCCCCTGCTCGCCCGGAGCCGGCCGGAATCCGTTGTCCTTCACTGCCTGCCCGCCAAACGGGGGGAAGAAATCACGAATGAGGTGATCGAAGGCCCGCAGTCCATTGTTTTTGACCAGGCGGAAAACCGCCTGCACATCCAGAAGGCCATTATCATGAGTTTAATGGCGAAGGCCTGA
- a CDS encoding ORF6N domain-containing protein: MNLIPTEQIQHRIYFVRGHKIMLDSDLAELYGVTTGNLNLAVRRNGKRFPSDFMFLLTTEETRALLLQSAIPKGRGGRRTIPYAFTEHGVAMLSSVLHSERAILVNIAIMRAFGRLRELLATHKDLAQKLEKLEKKYDAQFKVVFDAIRELMKPSPKPKSPKLPPIPLVKGFKQIG, from the coding sequence ATGAACCTGATACCCACGGAGCAGATTCAGCACCGTATTTATTTCGTTCGAGGCCATAAAATCATGCTCGACAGCGACTTAGCGGAGTTGTACGGGGTCACAACGGGAAATCTGAATCTCGCGGTACGCCGCAATGGCAAAAGGTTCCCCAGCGATTTCATGTTCCTATTAACAACGGAGGAAACACGCGCTTTGCTCTTGCAATCTGCAATACCAAAAGGACGGGGAGGAAGACGGACCATTCCATATGCCTTCACCGAACACGGAGTCGCCATGCTCTCGAGCGTCCTCCATAGCGAGCGCGCCATCCTCGTGAATATCGCGATTATGCGCGCTTTCGGACGGCTTCGGGAATTGCTTGCGACTCACAAGGATCTGGCTCAGAAACTGGAGAAGCTGGAAAAGAAATACGATGCTCAGTTTAAGGTCGTCTTTGACGCCATCCGCGAGCTGATGAAACCCTCTCCCAAACCCAAATCCCCCAAACTACCCCCCATCCCGCTCGTCAAAGGATTCAAACAGATAGGTTAA
- a CDS encoding helix-turn-helix domain-containing protein, producing the protein MSTVPPTSNAAPSAGTMAALAQLNAGRVLRPLVNLFTAVAFYFHLRQFLSAVFVLRYDPNIAYIALLTAYAGHRELRRWVADPEIISERARRGELFVVFWWAFYLVALTAANHVASYRVPDGLLSLCMQVTAVFFGTLTSQQFYKRKAVSPGAGNTIPLRERVLKTLGEAQAPMSTGDLAIALGASRSTVWRVVKELEDQGLAEWSGRSERDPDGGIRLKK; encoded by the coding sequence ATGAGTACTGTTCCACCCACATCAAACGCAGCGCCGAGCGCGGGGACGATGGCGGCTCTCGCTCAATTGAACGCCGGGCGGGTTCTGCGGCCGCTGGTTAACCTGTTTACAGCCGTGGCGTTTTACTTCCATTTGCGGCAGTTCCTTTCGGCCGTGTTCGTGCTTCGCTACGATCCGAATATTGCGTATATTGCGCTCTTGACGGCGTATGCGGGGCATCGGGAACTGCGGCGCTGGGTGGCAGATCCGGAGATCATCTCGGAGCGGGCGCGGCGCGGGGAACTTTTCGTTGTTTTCTGGTGGGCTTTCTACCTCGTAGCGCTGACAGCGGCCAATCATGTTGCCTCCTACCGGGTGCCGGATGGGCTCCTCTCCCTGTGCATGCAGGTCACCGCTGTCTTCTTCGGGACATTAACGTCCCAGCAGTTTTATAAGCGCAAGGCTGTTTCCCCGGGCGCCGGGAATACGATCCCGCTTCGGGAGCGCGTTCTGAAAACTCTGGGAGAAGCCCAGGCGCCGATGAGCACCGGCGACCTGGCCATCGCGCTGGGGGCTTCCAGGTCCACCGTTTGGCGAGTGGTGAAGGAGCTGGAGGACCAGGGACTGGCGGAGTGGTCCGGCCGCTCCGAAAGAGACCCGGACGGCGGCATCCGCCTCAAAAAATGA
- the tolB gene encoding Tol-Pal system beta propeller repeat protein TolB, with product MRIEWTPAVVAGRFSAFLVTAVLIFPAAVAGAADVYLGLQAYSQGGKALGVGIAPFTTQASDSESDALSRKLRSVIRNDLLFEQLFTIVEGGPAVEPKLDSLVWSGVGAQVVISGEARLEGTQVRLECRIYDVASGKMLWAKEGTSTKESSRRLAHLLSDQLTFQLSGQPGVAHTRIVFVNNRTRRKELYIMDYDGANIRQLTSYHSITLLPKWSPDGKTIAFNSYRAGNPDAYLIEADGSSRRVLSDRQGLNTAPAWAPDSQTLAVTLSRGGDPDIYLVNRQGQQIRRLTRSTGVDTSPAFSPNGQQMAFVSDRSGNPELYTMDVTGANVQRLTYGQWADGPAWSPRGDWIAYERQRSQGRFDIYVMESSGRNSHVISEAGARNENPSWSPDGRFIAYASDREGGRSRICLMAADGSSPHCVGDIDGDSTSPSWGP from the coding sequence ATGCGAATTGAATGGACTCCAGCTGTCGTCGCGGGGAGGTTTTCCGCTTTTCTGGTTACGGCGGTCCTGATTTTTCCGGCCGCTGTTGCGGGGGCGGCGGACGTGTATCTCGGTCTGCAGGCCTATAGTCAGGGAGGAAAAGCGCTTGGGGTCGGCATCGCGCCGTTCACAACCCAGGCCTCTGATTCGGAGAGCGACGCGCTGTCCCGTAAGCTGCGTTCCGTGATCCGGAACGATCTTCTTTTTGAACAGCTCTTTACGATTGTCGAAGGCGGCCCGGCCGTTGAGCCGAAGCTGGATTCTCTGGTCTGGAGCGGAGTCGGCGCGCAGGTGGTCATCAGCGGCGAGGCCCGGCTGGAGGGCACGCAGGTGCGCCTCGAATGCCGCATTTACGATGTGGCCAGCGGAAAAATGCTCTGGGCCAAGGAAGGCACCAGCACCAAAGAGAGCAGCCGCCGTCTGGCGCATCTCCTGTCGGATCAGCTGACCTTCCAGCTGTCCGGTCAGCCGGGGGTCGCGCACACCCGCATTGTTTTCGTCAATAACCGGACCCGGCGCAAAGAGCTCTATATCATGGATTACGACGGCGCCAATATCCGGCAGCTGACGTCCTATCACAGCATTACGCTTCTGCCGAAATGGTCTCCGGATGGGAAAACCATTGCGTTCAACAGTTACCGGGCGGGCAATCCGGATGCGTACCTGATCGAGGCCGACGGGAGCAGCCGGCGTGTGCTTTCCGACCGGCAGGGATTGAACACCGCGCCGGCCTGGGCGCCGGACAGCCAGACGTTGGCGGTGACGCTGTCGCGCGGCGGCGATCCTGACATTTATCTCGTCAACCGTCAGGGACAGCAGATCCGGCGGCTCACGCGAAGTACGGGGGTCGACACCAGCCCGGCGTTTTCACCGAACGGGCAGCAGATGGCTTTTGTGTCAGACCGGTCCGGAAATCCGGAGTTGTATACGATGGATGTGACCGGCGCCAATGTCCAGCGTCTGACCTATGGACAATGGGCGGACGGTCCGGCTTGGTCCCCCCGGGGGGATTGGATCGCCTATGAGCGGCAGCGCAGCCAGGGGCGGTTTGATATTTACGTGATGGAGTCGTCCGGACGGAACAGCCATGTGATTTCCGAAGCCGGCGCCCGCAATGAAAACCCGAGCTGGTCCCCGGACGGGCGTTTTATCGCTTACGCGTCGGACCGTGAGGGAGGGCGCAGCCGGATCTGCCTGATGGCCGCGGACGGCAGTTCGCCGCATTGCGTCGGCGATATCGACGGCGACTCGACGTCGCCGAGCTGGGGGCCCTGA
- the uvrA gene encoding excinuclease ABC subunit UvrA, whose protein sequence is MTSESIVIRGARQHNLKNITLKIPRDQLVVITGLSGSGKSSLAFDTIYAEGQRRYVESLSAYARQFLELMEKPDVDLIEGLSPAIAIEQRTPSHNPRSTVGTVTEIYDYLRLLFARIGKPHCPQCGREIKPQSAQQIINEILHFPSGTKIQIMAPLIQGRIGIYQELFNRLRQSGFARVRVNGQVLGLDEDIPLDRYKKHRIDLVVDRLVMAEDVHERLADSIETALRESRGLVLIHSEGKNGGSEQLFSEHHACTSCGTCLPEIEPRMFSFNSPYGACTGCDGLGTKLEVDPDLVVTDESLSIRDGVVTAWSNPVTTRTHRWKRSWAGYYEEILEDVCRRNRIPTERPWKELTRDQQKLILYGGGQYKVHWGKVDQEFEGVIPHLQRRHKESESEFVKEEIFNRFMRRRLCPSCKGARLKPECLAVTIAKRSISEICALSVSRAAEFFSQLSSPAGTGGGSKMMGPRQGHSGVTPLSDKERQIARQILKEVQSRLTFLVNVGLDYVTLDRESATLAGGEAQRIHLATQIGSGLVGVMYVLDEPTIGLHQRDNDRLLQTLFRLRDLGNTLLVVEHDEETIRAADWIVDLGPGAGVHGGHIVAEGSLAKILAEPRSLTGQYLKGQLQVPVPPTRRAPQGRFLEISGAAQFNLKNIDVKIPLGCFVGITGVSGSGKSTFVHEILYKALAQRLYHSKEPPGKFRSLKGSDALDKVIVVDQSPIGRTPRSNPATYTGAYSSIRDLFSMLPEAKRRGYKPGRFSFNVKGGRCENCEGDGTLKISMQFLPDVYVKCEVCQGKRFNEETLQVRYKGKTISEVLEMPVEEGLEFFKNIPSLSRLLGTLNEVGLGYIALGQSSTTLSGGEAQRVKLATELGRRATGRTLYILDEPTTGLHFADVHKLLESLHRLVTAGNTVLIIEHNLDVIKTADWLIDLGPEGGDGGGRIVAEGTPEMVAAAPESHTGRYLKRLFKT, encoded by the coding sequence ATGACGAGCGAGTCGATCGTTATTCGCGGGGCGCGCCAGCACAACCTCAAGAACATCACGCTGAAGATCCCGCGCGACCAGCTCGTGGTCATCACCGGCTTGTCCGGATCCGGGAAATCCTCGCTGGCGTTCGATACGATCTACGCCGAAGGCCAGCGGCGCTACGTCGAGAGCCTTTCCGCCTACGCGCGCCAATTCCTCGAGTTGATGGAAAAGCCGGATGTGGACCTGATCGAAGGCCTGTCGCCGGCCATCGCCATCGAGCAACGTACGCCTTCTCATAACCCGCGCTCCACCGTCGGGACCGTGACCGAGATTTACGACTACCTGCGCCTGCTGTTTGCCCGTATCGGCAAGCCGCATTGCCCCCAGTGTGGCCGGGAAATCAAACCGCAGTCCGCCCAACAGATCATTAACGAAATCCTGCATTTTCCCTCCGGTACCAAGATCCAGATCATGGCGCCGCTGATTCAGGGACGGATCGGCATCTATCAGGAGTTGTTCAATCGCCTGCGCCAGTCGGGATTCGCGCGGGTGCGCGTGAACGGCCAGGTTCTGGGACTCGATGAGGACATCCCGCTTGATCGCTACAAGAAACACCGCATTGATCTGGTGGTGGACCGCCTGGTCATGGCCGAAGATGTGCACGAACGCCTGGCCGACTCCATCGAAACCGCCTTGCGCGAAAGCCGGGGATTGGTCCTCATCCATTCCGAGGGGAAGAACGGCGGGTCGGAACAGCTCTTTTCCGAACACCACGCCTGCACCAGCTGCGGGACGTGCCTTCCGGAGATTGAGCCGCGGATGTTCAGTTTTAATTCGCCGTACGGCGCCTGCACCGGCTGCGATGGGTTGGGAACCAAATTGGAAGTGGATCCGGATCTCGTCGTGACCGATGAATCCCTTTCGATTCGCGACGGTGTCGTTACGGCGTGGTCCAATCCGGTCACTACCCGCACGCACCGATGGAAACGTTCCTGGGCGGGCTACTATGAAGAAATTCTGGAAGACGTCTGCCGCCGCAACCGCATTCCGACGGAGCGGCCGTGGAAAGAGCTGACCCGCGACCAGCAAAAACTGATTCTCTACGGCGGAGGGCAGTATAAAGTCCATTGGGGGAAAGTCGATCAGGAATTCGAAGGGGTCATTCCGCACCTGCAGCGCCGCCATAAGGAGAGCGAGTCGGAGTTCGTTAAAGAGGAAATCTTCAACCGCTTTATGCGGCGGCGCCTGTGTCCCTCTTGCAAGGGCGCCCGGCTGAAGCCGGAGTGCCTGGCGGTGACGATCGCCAAGCGATCGATTTCCGAGATCTGCGCGCTATCCGTCAGCCGCGCGGCCGAATTTTTCTCCCAGTTGTCATCCCCCGCGGGTACTGGCGGGGGATCTAAGATGATGGGCCCCCGACAGGGGCACTCGGGGGTGACGCCCTTGTCAGACAAAGAACGGCAGATCGCCCGGCAGATTCTGAAGGAAGTCCAGAGCCGGCTGACTTTTCTTGTCAACGTGGGTCTCGACTATGTCACGCTGGACCGCGAGAGCGCGACGCTGGCGGGCGGGGAAGCCCAGCGGATTCATCTGGCCACGCAGATCGGCTCGGGCCTGGTCGGCGTGATGTATGTTCTGGATGAGCCGACCATCGGGCTGCATCAGCGGGATAACGACCGTCTCCTTCAGACGCTTTTCCGTCTGCGCGATCTGGGTAATACGCTTCTGGTTGTTGAGCATGACGAGGAAACCATCCGGGCCGCGGACTGGATCGTGGATCTGGGACCCGGCGCGGGTGTGCATGGCGGGCATATCGTCGCGGAAGGATCTCTGGCAAAAATCCTGGCGGAGCCGCGCTCGCTGACAGGCCAGTATTTGAAGGGGCAGCTTCAGGTCCCGGTTCCGCCCACCCGCCGCGCGCCGCAGGGCCGGTTCCTCGAAATCTCCGGCGCGGCGCAGTTCAATCTGAAAAATATCGATGTCAAAATTCCGCTCGGCTGTTTCGTCGGGATCACCGGCGTTTCCGGTTCAGGAAAATCCACTTTTGTTCACGAGATCCTGTACAAAGCCCTGGCTCAGCGTCTCTATCATTCTAAGGAGCCGCCGGGGAAGTTCCGTTCGCTCAAAGGAAGCGACGCGCTGGATAAAGTGATTGTGGTGGACCAATCCCCCATCGGACGCACGCCGCGCTCCAATCCAGCGACCTACACCGGAGCCTACTCCTCCATCCGGGATCTTTTCTCGATGCTTCCGGAAGCCAAACGGCGAGGCTATAAACCAGGGCGTTTCTCCTTCAACGTGAAAGGCGGGCGCTGCGAGAATTGCGAAGGGGACGGCACGCTCAAGATTTCCATGCAGTTCCTTCCGGATGTTTACGTGAAATGCGAGGTTTGTCAGGGGAAGCGCTTCAACGAAGAAACCCTCCAGGTGCGGTATAAGGGAAAGACCATTTCCGAAGTCCTGGAGATGCCGGTGGAGGAGGGGCTGGAGTTCTTTAAAAATATTCCGTCCCTCTCGCGCCTCCTCGGGACGCTGAACGAGGTGGGACTGGGGTATATCGCGCTCGGCCAGTCCTCCACCACGCTTTCCGGCGGTGAGGCGCAGCGGGTGAAGCTGGCCACCGAGCTGGGACGCCGCGCCACCGGCCGCACGCTCTATATTCTCGACGAGCCAACCACCGGCCTGCACTTCGCTGACGTGCACAAGCTTCTGGAGTCGCTGCACCGTCTCGTGACCGCCGGCAACACCGTCCTCATCATTGAGCATAACCTGGATGTCATTAAAACCGCGGACTGGCTGATCGACCTCGGACCGGAAGGGGGCGACGGCGGAGGCCGGATTGTGGCGGAAGGAACACCGGAAATGGTGGCGGCCGCGCCGGAGTCCCATACCGGACGCTACCTGAAAAGACTTTTCAAGACATAA
- a CDS encoding nitroreductase family protein, whose amino-acid sequence MKKLVELQAIAERHSTRSFDGRAIPKEMLEKIVDAGRLATTARNEQPWEFVVVTDPKRRQEVAAITEYGKFIAQAAACVAVFCRQTKYYLEDGCAATENILIAAAALGVQSCWVAGDKKTYTTDIAKLLQVPDGYNLVSLIALGYEASPVTRPPKRPLPDVLHWEKF is encoded by the coding sequence ATGAAAAAGCTGGTTGAACTGCAGGCGATTGCGGAGCGGCACAGCACGCGCTCCTTCGACGGCCGCGCGATCCCAAAAGAGATGCTCGAGAAGATCGTTGATGCCGGGCGACTGGCCACCACCGCCCGCAACGAACAACCCTGGGAGTTCGTGGTCGTCACGGACCCCAAACGCCGCCAGGAGGTCGCCGCCATCACCGAATATGGCAAGTTCATCGCCCAGGCCGCCGCCTGTGTCGCGGTCTTCTGCCGGCAAACGAAGTACTACCTTGAAGACGGCTGTGCGGCCACCGAAAACATTCTGATCGCGGCGGCCGCGCTGGGCGTACAGTCCTGCTGGGTGGCCGGAGACAAGAAAACCTATACCACCGACATCGCCAAACTGCTCCAAGTCCCGGACGGCTACAACCTCGTTTCCCTCATCGCCCTGGGCTACGAAGCGTCACCCGTGACTCGCCCCCCGAAACGCCCGCTTCCGGACGTTCTCCACTGGGAAAAGTTCTAA
- a CDS encoding Maf family protein, with translation MKSRPPLILASLSPRRRQLLRRLKIPFRVIPSHASEESNVKNPRKLVMELALRKASSVAKELDRGLVLGADTIVVLGGRILGKPGNTQDAYRMLYRLSGSTHSVYTGIALVDAATGRSKSAVAASAVRMKKLPIDRLLALSRNHLDKAGAYAIQEKKDPIARVIRGSYDNVVGLPVSLVKKLLKQF, from the coding sequence ATGAAATCCCGTCCTCCTTTGATCTTGGCGTCGCTTTCTCCCCGGCGGCGGCAGTTGCTGAGGCGTCTCAAGATCCCGTTTCGGGTGATCCCGAGTCATGCGTCGGAAGAATCAAACGTGAAGAATCCACGGAAACTGGTTATGGAATTGGCGCTGCGCAAGGCCAGCTCTGTGGCGAAAGAGTTGGATCGGGGCTTAGTTCTTGGCGCGGATACCATCGTTGTTCTGGGCGGCAGGATTCTCGGAAAGCCGGGGAATACGCAGGACGCCTACCGGATGCTCTACCGTCTTTCCGGCTCCACGCATTCGGTCTACACGGGAATTGCGCTGGTTGACGCGGCTACGGGGCGCTCGAAAAGCGCTGTGGCGGCTTCTGCCGTGCGTATGAAAAAGCTTCCGATTGACCGTCTTCTGGCCTTGTCGCGGAATCATCTGGACAAAGCCGGCGCCTACGCCATTCAGGAAAAGAAAGATCCCATCGCGCGCGTGATCCGTGGTTCGTATGACAATGTGGTGGGATTACCCGTCAGCCTCGTCAAAAAACTACTCAAACAATTCTAA
- the ybgF gene encoding tol-pal system protein YbgF — translation MNTSSIRRFSVLMLAVVPLFVTQGCMLATQQDILKLDDDVNQMRKNQADLITKMTDLGGNLETLNSQLESSQQRMTMLSQKLDDLQADLSRRLSVLTGQVTGTTSAGSSNPGDVYRLAYNDYQAGKFDLAVVGFRNFMSQYPKSDLAPQAQFQIGECEFGRKNYMDAAREYDKVSTFFPKSDVVPKALYKKGVAYQQAGKKDEAAAAFRHLIKQYPHNDLSKSAKDILKESQ, via the coding sequence ATGAACACATCCTCGATCCGGCGCTTCAGCGTCCTGATGCTTGCCGTGGTGCCCCTGTTCGTCACCCAGGGGTGCATGCTGGCAACACAGCAGGATATTCTGAAGCTCGACGATGATGTGAACCAGATGCGAAAAAACCAGGCGGATCTGATCACCAAAATGACCGACCTGGGCGGGAACCTGGAAACCCTGAACAGCCAGCTGGAGTCGAGCCAGCAGCGGATGACAATGCTCTCCCAGAAGCTGGACGATCTGCAGGCGGATCTGTCGCGGCGTTTGAGCGTGTTGACGGGCCAGGTGACCGGGACCACCAGCGCCGGTTCGTCCAATCCCGGCGATGTGTACCGGCTGGCCTACAACGATTACCAGGCCGGTAAGTTTGACCTGGCGGTGGTGGGTTTCCGCAACTTCATGTCCCAGTATCCAAAGAGCGACCTGGCGCCGCAGGCGCAGTTCCAGATCGGCGAGTGTGAATTCGGGCGAAAGAATTATATGGATGCCGCCCGGGAATACGACAAAGTCAGCACCTTCTTTCCCAAAAGCGATGTCGTCCCCAAAGCGCTCTACAAAAAGGGCGTGGCTTATCAGCAGGCCGGTAAAAAAGATGAGGCGGCCGCGGCCTTCCGTCATCTCATCAAACAATACCCGCATAACGATCTATCCAAATCCGCCAAAGACATTCTTAAAGAGTCTCAGTAA
- a CDS encoding response regulator has product MPESRPTRVLLVDDEKNFLYIFMDYLQFSGYDVVTAANGEEALALLQTERFDIVLLDLGMPKVNGWQVCEAIKRDPKTSGLPIILLTVYAEAEYHKRAEELKVQVYLTKPCEPSELVKEIKRCLANQANPK; this is encoded by the coding sequence ATGCCTGAATCACGACCCACCCGTGTCCTACTTGTTGATGATGAGAAGAATTTCTTGTACATCTTCATGGATTATCTGCAGTTCTCCGGTTACGACGTCGTGACCGCAGCCAACGGTGAAGAAGCGCTGGCGCTCCTGCAGACGGAACGCTTCGACATCGTGCTGCTTGATCTCGGGATGCCGAAAGTGAACGGGTGGCAGGTTTGCGAGGCGATTAAACGCGATCCAAAGACCAGCGGACTGCCGATCATCCTCCTGACCGTCTATGCCGAGGCTGAATACCATAAACGGGCCGAAGAGCTGAAAGTCCAAGTTTATCTCACCAAACCCTGCGAACCGTCCGAACTGGTCAAAGAAATCAAGCGTTGCCTGGCCAATCAAGCCAATCCGAAATAA
- the cutA gene encoding divalent-cation tolerance protein CutA, translated as MTTQMVFCTVPNQPEAEKIARTLVREKLVACVNLVPRIKSFYWWKGKIESGNEVLLIMKTFSSKWRALEKRIQQLHSYTVPEILALPVQKGNKAYLDWMKDSLASR; from the coding sequence ATGACAACACAGATGGTTTTCTGTACGGTTCCCAATCAGCCGGAAGCGGAGAAAATCGCCCGGACGCTTGTTCGAGAAAAACTCGTGGCGTGCGTCAATCTGGTCCCGCGCATCAAGTCCTTTTATTGGTGGAAAGGGAAAATAGAATCCGGGAATGAAGTCCTGTTGATCATGAAAACATTCTCTTCCAAATGGCGCGCGCTCGAAAAACGTATTCAACAGCTTCATTCGTACACCGTCCCGGAAATTCTTGCGCTTCCCGTCCAAAAGGGGAACAAAGCGTATCTGGATTGGATGAAAGACTCCCTGGCGTCGCGATGA
- a CDS encoding macro domain-containing protein → MNASLADQNWFQKGLFAATGPELLAECRTLGGCPTGEAKITKGYRLPARYVIHAVGPRWRGGSSGEPEALASCYRKSLELAEAKGLRTLAFPAISCGIYGYPLEEAAQIAVREIRFFLSAHPSSFTKIYLVAFGADVQKVYNAQL, encoded by the coding sequence ATGAACGCCAGTTTGGCGGACCAGAACTGGTTCCAGAAGGGGTTATTCGCAGCGACAGGGCCGGAACTTCTGGCCGAATGCAGAACCCTGGGAGGTTGTCCCACAGGGGAAGCCAAAATCACCAAAGGCTATCGTCTGCCGGCGCGTTACGTAATTCATGCGGTAGGACCGCGTTGGCGTGGAGGGAGTTCCGGTGAGCCTGAGGCTCTGGCTTCGTGTTACCGGAAGAGCCTTGAACTCGCCGAAGCGAAGGGACTCCGAACACTGGCTTTTCCCGCCATCAGCTGTGGGATTTATGGGTATCCGCTCGAGGAAGCGGCACAAATCGCCGTGCGCGAAATCCGCTTTTTCCTGTCCGCGCATCCCTCTTCTTTCACGAAAATCTACCTGGTTGCCTTCGGAGCTGATGTCCAAAAGGTTTACAACGCCCAGCTCTGA